A single Geothermobacter hydrogeniphilus DNA region contains:
- a CDS encoding O-antigen ligase family protein — protein sequence MLNALLTILIIAPLAYGTTGSWAQLLVQGAVFGLLLVWALAVARGRRRAYRVPGTRLLLLLGIFLLLQCLPLPPAMLKILSPTAWRHYSEGVWLVSPGSWLPLSINPRASLLEIFQLFSGIAVYFLAVQLIDSRVALRRTLTVVVCFAGLYALLAIFYSLFPNGRILWVLHPWPPGTAQQFGTYVNGNHYAGLMGMLLPLCVAWFLVHKPQTSYSNWREQLVDFFSDPQASPHLLFGMGSLLVAVSIFISGSRGGILSCCGALLLFGLLLVLRGFDRRRGILLAVFFALLLGGVGIFGWEPIFADFARLRAVDGSLQEQRPDYWRDSGQMLADYPLAGTGVGTFADVYRGYQTVPTFGHVVDHAHNDYIEWATDNGLVGSLLLTAALLTILFTAWRQLRRRRTLMSNYLGIGCLAGLGSIALHSLTDFNLRIGANLLWFALLWGLLIAAAATRSRAGRVTSDLVPAGGRSGRIAAPAAMVLLFSFLVLRGGVCGGLLAFAPVEGVNPREIREPGQLQALLGASRQAAARDPLQADYHFAVGNLLRLSGNREEAFSSYLRALRCRPLDGEILQQTGLLLAGQGRDEAAESLLLQAAALDRMTAERLRVLGNWQLRQGRREDGVNSLRRALALEPKRTRNYLTLLILSGFSDRELRAVLPSLSGPWLDYGDYLVERGMTTAAEEVYRRSLALADGENNGSGAYHRVARYYARRKEWALALQVITEGLERRGGDASLYRAAGIYDLRSGLDLQAREAFQQALRLNPRDKWVRKQLQALNQGDVVK from the coding sequence ATGCTCAATGCGTTACTGACAATCCTGATTATTGCTCCGCTGGCCTATGGCACCACCGGTTCCTGGGCGCAGCTTCTGGTCCAGGGGGCGGTCTTCGGGCTGCTGCTGGTCTGGGCGCTGGCGGTCGCGCGCGGTCGCCGGCGTGCTTACCGGGTGCCGGGGACGCGGCTGCTGCTGTTGCTGGGGATATTTCTGCTGCTGCAGTGCCTGCCGTTGCCGCCGGCCATGCTGAAAATCCTCTCCCCGACCGCCTGGCGGCACTACAGCGAAGGGGTCTGGCTGGTTTCCCCCGGCAGCTGGCTGCCGTTGTCCATCAACCCGCGTGCCAGCCTGCTTGAAATCTTCCAGCTCTTTTCCGGGATCGCCGTCTACTTTCTGGCGGTACAGCTGATTGACAGCCGGGTGGCGCTGCGTCGGACGTTGACGGTGGTGGTCTGCTTCGCCGGGCTCTACGCCCTGTTGGCGATTTTTTACAGCCTTTTTCCCAATGGCCGCATCCTCTGGGTTCTCCATCCCTGGCCGCCGGGGACCGCGCAGCAGTTCGGCACCTATGTCAACGGCAATCATTACGCCGGGTTGATGGGGATGCTGCTGCCGCTCTGCGTCGCCTGGTTCCTGGTTCACAAGCCGCAGACGAGTTACAGCAACTGGCGCGAACAGCTGGTTGATTTTTTCAGCGATCCGCAGGCTAGTCCGCACCTGCTGTTCGGCATGGGGTCGCTGCTGGTCGCGGTGTCGATATTCATTTCCGGATCGCGCGGCGGCATCCTGAGCTGTTGCGGGGCGCTGCTGCTGTTCGGTCTGCTGTTGGTGCTGCGCGGTTTTGATCGGCGGCGGGGGATCCTGCTGGCGGTCTTTTTCGCCCTGCTGCTCGGCGGCGTCGGCATCTTCGGCTGGGAGCCGATCTTTGCTGATTTCGCCCGGTTGCGGGCTGTCGACGGCAGCCTGCAGGAGCAGCGCCCGGACTACTGGCGGGACAGCGGCCAGATGCTGGCCGATTATCCCCTGGCCGGCACCGGTGTCGGCACTTTTGCCGATGTCTACCGGGGTTACCAGACGGTTCCGACTTTCGGTCATGTCGTTGACCACGCGCATAACGATTATATTGAGTGGGCGACCGATAACGGACTGGTCGGCAGCCTCCTGCTGACGGCGGCGCTGCTGACCATCCTGTTCACCGCCTGGCGTCAGTTGCGCAGGCGCCGGACCCTGATGTCGAACTATCTCGGGATCGGCTGCCTGGCCGGGCTCGGCAGCATCGCCCTGCACAGTCTGACCGATTTCAACCTTCGTATCGGCGCCAACCTGCTCTGGTTCGCCCTGCTCTGGGGGCTGCTGATCGCGGCGGCGGCGACCCGTTCACGAGCGGGGCGGGTCACCAGCGATCTGGTGCCTGCGGGTGGCAGGAGCGGACGAATCGCCGCCCCGGCGGCCATGGTGCTGTTGTTCAGCTTCCTGGTGCTGCGGGGAGGCGTCTGCGGCGGACTGCTGGCGTTCGCCCCGGTCGAAGGAGTCAATCCACGGGAGATCCGGGAACCGGGCCAGCTGCAGGCGTTGCTCGGTGCCAGCCGACAGGCGGCGGCACGGGATCCGCTGCAGGCTGATTATCACTTTGCTGTCGGCAACCTGTTGCGGCTCTCCGGCAACCGGGAGGAGGCGTTTTCCTCCTATCTGCGCGCCCTGCGTTGTCGGCCCCTGGACGGGGAAATTCTGCAGCAGACGGGGCTGCTGCTGGCCGGTCAGGGGCGTGATGAGGCGGCGGAGAGCCTGCTGCTTCAGGCGGCCGCGCTTGATCGGATGACGGCTGAGCGCCTGCGGGTGCTGGGCAACTGGCAACTGCGCCAGGGGCGGCGCGAGGACGGGGTCAACAGCCTGCGCCGGGCACTGGCGCTGGAGCCGAAGCGGACGCGGAACTACCTGACGTTGCTGATCCTGTCGGGATTCAGTGACCGGGAGTTGCGCGCCGTGCTGCCGTCCCTCTCCGGCCCCTGGCTCGACTATGGTGATTACCTCGTCGAGCGGGGCATGACGACGGCGGCGGAAGAGGTCTACCGGCGTTCCCTGGCGTTGGCCGACGGAGAAAATAACGGCTCCGGTGCCTATCACCGGGTAGCGCGTTACTACGCCCGCAGGAAAGAGTGGGCTCTGGCCCTGCAGGTGATCACCGAGGGGCTGGAGAGACGTGGCGGTGATGCGTCGCTCTATCGCGCCGCTGGAATCTATGACCTGCGCAGCGGACTCGATCTTCAGGCCCGTGAAGCCTTTCAGCAGGCGTTGCGGCTCAATCCGCGCGACAAATGGGTGAGGAAGCAGCTGCAGGCGCTGAATCAAGGGGACGTTGTTAAGTAA
- a CDS encoding tyrosine-protein phosphatase, whose protein sequence is MIDLHCHILPDVDDGPSDLEGALAMARVAAADGIHKLAATPHVPYSGLDRAQIAARVAAFQEEIDRAGIDLRLYVGADAATSIGAEALAAHPLHDGPYQLIEFPHTHLPADAGELVFELLNRGRVPIITHPERNPSVLRSPDLIGELVAAGALVQITAESLTGGFGPESRACGRHLLRNGWVHLLASDGHSADWRPPVLSKGLKVAGRVIGKAAALKLVVDNPAKILAGEGL, encoded by the coding sequence ATGATTGATTTGCACTGCCACATACTTCCCGATGTTGACGACGGCCCTTCCGACCTGGAGGGAGCGCTGGCGATGGCGCGGGTGGCGGCGGCGGACGGGATACACAAGCTGGCGGCCACGCCCCATGTGCCGTACAGCGGTCTCGACCGGGCGCAGATCGCCGCTCGGGTCGCCGCTTTCCAGGAAGAGATCGACCGCGCCGGGATCGACCTGCGGCTCTATGTCGGTGCCGACGCCGCGACCAGCATCGGTGCCGAGGCCCTGGCCGCCCACCCGTTGCACGATGGTCCCTACCAACTGATCGAATTTCCCCATACCCACCTTCCGGCCGATGCCGGTGAACTGGTCTTCGAGCTTCTCAATCGCGGCCGGGTGCCGATCATCACTCACCCGGAACGCAACCCCTCGGTGCTGCGGTCGCCAGACCTGATCGGCGAACTGGTCGCTGCCGGGGCGCTGGTGCAGATCACCGCCGAGAGTCTGACCGGCGGGTTCGGCCCCGAGTCCCGCGCCTGCGGCCGCCACCTGCTGCGAAACGGCTGGGTCCACCTGCTGGCCAGCGACGGTCACAGTGCCGACTGGCGGCCGCCGGTTCTTTCAAAGGGACTCAAGGTGGCGGGGCGGGTGATCGGCAAGGCCGCCGCCCTGAAACTGGTGGTCGACAACCCGGCGAAGATCCTGGCCGGGGAGGGGTTGTAG
- a CDS encoding GumC family protein, with product MNSEEIHLRDYLRVISKRRNLVITVFLLIFVMVALYTFARTPLYEGTTKVLIEKAQPNGISSETAYRFYDPEFYETQFQLIKSRAVSLRVVRNLDLLGSGALQSDADGKGPSWLSELIDTVLTVIGSTQDEDAAPADPHEQEIALADAISRDLSVRPFKNSRLVTISYRSPDPVFAARIANATAKAYIEETLNMKLDSTRLTLDWMTRKAADERKKLGQAEKVMQQYMVANDIVTLEDRLAVTPQKLSQISTQLVNAEAHRKEQETLYAQVRKAAGNTAVAVTIPAIASDPALQTLRAEILKAEQHIMELSGKFGPKHPVMKKAVGDLSILKKKRDQEITRIIASIKNEYELAVSNEENLRAQMQRTKAEAQNLNQKFIQYGALKREVETNRQLYDALMLKIKEQSITKETQPVNLWIVEKASTPDHPVAPNKPKNLLLGIIVGLMAGIGLAFFVEYLDNTVKYPEETEKALGLSVLGLVSLWKDKGRNLEKVLLEQPRSTYAENYRALRTAVLLSSAEGAPGKILITSPGAAAGKTTTAANLAIALAQAGKKVVLLDGDMRRPRLHKVFGKSNKHGLSNYLAGGSGETLLQKGPVENLALITSGPIPPNPAELLSSTRMARLLDGLEKDFDIILCDSPPLLTVADARIISRLFDGTMLVVRARQTTFEMAGKAVKSLADINAPILGMVINALELKKSDYYYQYYYQSYYGEEPEAQGQG from the coding sequence ATGAATTCTGAAGAAATCCATTTGCGTGATTATCTGCGGGTCATCAGCAAGCGTCGCAACCTGGTGATTACCGTCTTCCTGCTGATTTTCGTGATGGTGGCTCTTTACACCTTCGCCCGCACGCCGCTCTACGAGGGGACGACCAAGGTCCTGATCGAAAAGGCGCAGCCGAACGGCATCTCTTCCGAGACCGCCTACCGTTTCTACGATCCCGAGTTCTACGAGACCCAGTTCCAGCTGATCAAGAGCCGGGCGGTGTCGCTGCGGGTGGTGCGTAATCTCGACCTGCTCGGCTCGGGGGCGCTGCAGAGCGACGCTGACGGGAAGGGCCCGTCGTGGCTGTCCGAGCTGATCGATACGGTTTTGACGGTGATCGGCAGTACGCAGGACGAGGATGCGGCTCCTGCCGATCCGCACGAGCAGGAGATCGCCCTGGCTGACGCGATCAGCCGTGACCTGTCGGTGCGGCCGTTCAAGAACAGCCGTCTGGTGACCATCAGCTATCGATCGCCCGACCCCGTGTTCGCCGCCCGCATCGCCAACGCCACCGCCAAGGCCTATATCGAAGAGACGCTCAACATGAAGCTCGATTCGACCCGCCTGACTCTCGACTGGATGACCCGTAAGGCTGCCGACGAGAGGAAGAAGCTGGGGCAGGCGGAAAAGGTGATGCAGCAGTACATGGTTGCCAACGACATCGTCACTCTCGAGGACCGGCTGGCGGTGACGCCGCAGAAGCTGTCGCAGATCAGTACCCAGCTGGTCAATGCCGAGGCGCACCGCAAGGAGCAGGAGACCCTCTACGCCCAGGTGCGCAAGGCGGCCGGGAATACCGCCGTGGCGGTTACGATTCCGGCGATCGCCTCTGATCCGGCGCTGCAGACCCTGCGCGCCGAGATTCTCAAGGCGGAGCAGCATATCATGGAGCTGTCGGGAAAATTCGGTCCCAAGCATCCGGTGATGAAAAAGGCGGTCGGCGACCTGTCCATTCTGAAGAAGAAGCGCGACCAGGAGATCACCCGGATCATCGCTTCGATCAAGAATGAATACGAACTGGCGGTTTCCAACGAGGAGAACCTGCGCGCGCAGATGCAGCGGACCAAGGCCGAAGCGCAGAACCTGAATCAGAAATTCATCCAGTACGGCGCCCTCAAGCGGGAGGTCGAGACCAACCGTCAACTTTACGACGCGCTGATGCTGAAGATCAAGGAACAGAGCATCACCAAGGAGACCCAGCCGGTCAACCTGTGGATCGTCGAAAAGGCCTCGACCCCGGACCATCCGGTGGCTCCCAACAAGCCGAAGAACCTGCTGCTCGGCATTATCGTCGGCCTGATGGCCGGTATCGGCCTGGCATTCTTCGTCGAGTATCTCGACAACACCGTCAAGTACCCGGAAGAGACCGAGAAGGCCCTCGGCTTGTCGGTGCTCGGCCTGGTGTCGCTGTGGAAGGATAAGGGCCGGAACCTGGAGAAGGTGCTGCTGGAACAGCCGCGCTCGACCTACGCCGAGAATTACCGCGCGCTGCGCACCGCGGTGCTGCTGTCATCGGCGGAGGGCGCCCCGGGGAAGATCCTCATCACCAGTCCCGGAGCGGCGGCCGGCAAGACCACAACCGCCGCCAACCTGGCGATCGCCCTGGCTCAGGCCGGCAAGAAGGTGGTACTGCTCGACGGCGACATGCGCCGTCCGCGGCTGCACAAGGTGTTCGGCAAGAGCAACAAGCACGGCCTCTCCAACTACCTGGCCGGCGGCAGCGGCGAAACCCTGCTGCAGAAGGGGCCGGTGGAGAACCTGGCGCTGATCACCTCTGGACCGATTCCGCCCAACCCGGCGGAGCTGCTGTCATCAACTAGGATGGCCCGGCTGCTGGACGGTCTGGAAAAGGATTTCGACATCATCCTCTGTGATTCGCCGCCGTTGCTGACCGTGGCCGACGCTCGCATCATCAGCCGCCTGTTCGACGGCACCATGCTGGTGGTCCGTGCCCGGCAGACCACCTTCGAGATGGCCGGCAAGGCGGTCAAGTCTCTCGCCGACATCAACGCCCCGATCCTCGGCATGGTGATCAACGCCCTGGAACTGAAGAAGAGCGATTATTACTACCAGTATTATTATCAGTCATACTATGGCGAGGAGCCCGAAGCTCAAGGGCAGGGCTGA
- a CDS encoding GxxExxY protein — translation MAAEKAEKTERAGFAGESPPGDEITRRIICCFYTVYNRLGFGFLEKVYERALAYELTKAGLSVQCQVPIRVHYDGLAVGEFFADILINEEVVVELKATKKLAPEHEAQLLNYLRATDLEVGLLLNFGPEPVVRRRVFRKLRQSG, via the coding sequence ATGGCCGCAGAAAAAGCGGAAAAAACTGAAAGAGCAGGATTTGCAGGTGAGTCCCCGCCTGGGGATGAAATTACCCGTCGCATTATCTGTTGCTTCTACACGGTCTACAACCGCCTGGGGTTCGGCTTTCTGGAAAAGGTCTATGAAAGAGCCCTGGCTTACGAGTTGACCAAGGCTGGCCTTTCGGTCCAGTGCCAGGTGCCGATTCGGGTCCATTACGATGGTCTGGCGGTCGGCGAATTTTTCGCCGATATTCTCATCAATGAAGAGGTGGTCGTCGAGCTTAAGGCGACTAAGAAACTTGCTCCGGAACATGAAGCACAATTGTTGAATTATCTCCGGGCGACCGACCTTGAAGTCGGCTTGCTGCTCAATTTTGGGCCCGAGCCGGTCGTCAGGAGAAGAGTTTTTCGAAAGCTCAGGCAGTCCGGTTAA
- a CDS encoding SLBB domain-containing protein: protein MKHALLSALAVMLLGICFIPAVAAGEADYHVGEGDVLKVTVYDHPDLTTTVRIAGGGSIIFPLIGELSIDGLSVSEVSEKLSAALADGYIVNPQVSVFVQEFRSRKVVIMGQVDKPGLYEMSGPTTLLELISKAGGLSRDAGDRATVHRKVDGREQIIRIDLKRLLEEGDSSLDIPLVTGDNVFVPKAGMVYVTGEVDNPDSYKIDDNTTVIMAVTKAGGFTNLASKGRVKVIRKVDGKEQIFEKVPMNMVVKPDDVVVVPESFF, encoded by the coding sequence ATGAAACACGCATTGTTGAGCGCCCTGGCGGTTATGCTGCTGGGGATCTGCTTCATTCCCGCCGTGGCGGCGGGGGAAGCGGATTACCACGTGGGGGAGGGGGATGTTCTGAAGGTGACGGTCTATGACCACCCCGACCTGACGACGACGGTGCGTATCGCCGGCGGCGGGAGCATTATCTTTCCGCTGATCGGTGAACTTTCCATCGACGGGCTGTCGGTCAGCGAGGTTTCGGAGAAGCTCTCCGCGGCCCTGGCCGACGGCTACATCGTCAACCCGCAGGTGTCGGTCTTCGTTCAGGAGTTCCGCAGCCGCAAGGTGGTGATCATGGGTCAGGTCGACAAGCCGGGGCTGTACGAAATGTCCGGTCCGACCACCCTGCTGGAGCTGATTTCCAAGGCCGGCGGCCTGTCGCGGGATGCCGGTGACCGGGCGACGGTGCATCGCAAGGTCGACGGTCGGGAACAGATCATCCGCATCGATCTCAAGCGCCTGCTTGAAGAGGGGGACAGTTCTCTCGATATCCCCCTGGTGACCGGCGACAACGTCTTCGTGCCCAAGGCCGGAATGGTCTACGTCACCGGTGAGGTCGACAACCCCGATTCCTACAAGATCGATGACAACACCACTGTCATCATGGCGGTCACCAAGGCCGGCGGTTTCACCAACCTTGCCTCCAAAGGCCGGGTCAAGGTGATCCGCAAGGTCGACGGCAAGGAACAGATTTTCGAAAAGGTGCCGATGAACATGGTGGTCAAGCCGGACGACGTGGTGGTGGTCCCGGAGAGTTTTTTCTAG
- a CDS encoding outer membrane beta-barrel protein, translating into MKSLSALVGLMLLVCPLTGWAADAAPATPETMEAPSGYLPSPPIAGQVQTAGEIFGAESGYLHPYLAVGEVYTDNFFNTPGNKEEEFTTVVTPGLWLAFPGMKTRPEKLATLNTAAGGMPLTRFRQNSGHRLQGYAGYSADFYKNKNFTDQENTTQRGEGMIDVNLRGGLGLNLAAVYENTQDPYSTGASNSRLVDKYTSYLFDGIASYEVGPRLTLRANLGYYSLDYDADRNAFRDRDDFKAGAAVSYRVLPKTRVFVQYEYVDVDYDQGIQDDSVENRYFLGLHWDVTGKTQGMIKGGYEQKDFKQSGISDEDNFIAEVQLTHQFTPKSKLSLSGTRQTNESDIAGISNRLTYLGAAVYTQQLTAKTSLKIDFSYNRDEYQDLLTFGGKTDFRDDDYFRIGAGIGWSALRWMNLSLGYNYGNRDSNFDRFDYENSTFYANLMVMM; encoded by the coding sequence ATGAAATCTTTATCCGCCCTTGTCGGGCTGATGTTGCTCGTGTGTCCGCTGACCGGGTGGGCGGCCGATGCGGCGCCGGCGACTCCAGAGACGATGGAAGCGCCGTCGGGCTATCTGCCGTCGCCGCCGATCGCCGGACAGGTCCAGACCGCCGGAGAGATCTTCGGTGCCGAGAGCGGTTACCTGCATCCCTACCTGGCGGTTGGTGAGGTCTATACCGACAACTTCTTCAATACCCCGGGAAACAAGGAAGAGGAATTCACCACCGTTGTCACCCCCGGTCTCTGGCTTGCCTTCCCCGGGATGAAGACCCGCCCGGAGAAGCTGGCGACTCTCAATACCGCGGCCGGCGGCATGCCGCTGACCCGTTTTCGGCAGAACAGCGGCCACCGCCTGCAGGGTTACGCCGGTTACAGCGCCGACTTCTACAAGAACAAGAATTTCACCGACCAGGAGAATACCACCCAGCGCGGTGAGGGGATGATTGATGTCAACCTTCGCGGCGGCCTCGGCCTGAACCTGGCGGCGGTCTACGAGAATACCCAGGATCCCTACTCGACCGGCGCCAGCAATTCCCGGCTGGTCGACAAGTACACATCCTACCTGTTTGACGGCATCGCCAGCTACGAAGTCGGCCCGAGGCTGACCCTGCGCGCCAATCTCGGCTACTACAGCCTCGATTATGATGCCGACCGCAACGCCTTCCGTGATCGTGATGATTTCAAGGCCGGTGCCGCGGTCAGTTACCGGGTACTGCCGAAGACCCGGGTCTTCGTCCAGTACGAGTATGTCGATGTCGATTATGACCAGGGGATTCAGGATGACAGCGTAGAGAACCGTTATTTTCTCGGTCTCCACTGGGACGTGACCGGCAAGACCCAGGGCATGATCAAGGGCGGTTATGAACAGAAGGATTTCAAGCAGAGCGGGATCAGCGATGAGGATAATTTCATTGCCGAAGTGCAGCTGACTCACCAGTTCACACCCAAGTCGAAGCTCAGCCTGAGCGGTACCCGGCAGACCAACGAATCGGATATCGCCGGCATCAGCAATCGCCTCACCTATCTCGGGGCGGCTGTCTACACCCAGCAGCTGACCGCCAAGACCAGTCTCAAGATTGATTTCTCCTACAATCGCGACGAGTACCAGGATCTGCTCACCTTCGGCGGCAAGACCGATTTCCGTGACGATGACTATTTCCGCATCGGCGCCGGTATCGGCTGGTCGGCCCTGCGCTGGATGAACCTGAGTCTCGGCTACAATTACGGCAACCGCGATTCGAATTTCGATCGTTTCGATTACGAGAACAGCACCTTCTACGCCAACCTGATGGTGATGATGTAG
- a CDS encoding polysaccharide biosynthesis protein, which translates to MEKTAEVLFNHRRLTVLAIKMTLICLAFLSAFALRFDLVIPGEYWSTIAALIAPLLLIKLLVFRQMGLSTGWWRYVSLADALSIFKANLVASVLFIVYVSLVHRLDNVPRSVLVLDGVLCFLFACGIRLLTRAYREDYLPFFSRSGGSRTRILVIGAGNAGQAIVRELRQNPDLNMEAVGFLDADPTKQQKSFQGVKVLGGTHELESICQAYRVDEVIIAIPSASGRAMQDLVTLCQTAGVKFKTLPGVGCLIDGRVSVQQLRDVDMEDLLGREPARLEMDEIGRYLTGKRILVSGAGGSIGSELCRQVARFKPARLILYEHAETALFHVENELRASFPQLNVLPVIGDIRDMARVDSIFAEYAPEVVFHAAAYKHVPMMECNPAEAANNNVRGTRVLADAADRYGVRNFVMISTDKAVNPTNVMGASKRAAEVYVQNLARRSMTHFVTVRFGNVLGSNGSVIPTFREQIRKGGPVTVTHPEVTRFFMSIPEAAQLVLQAGSMGNGGEIFLLDMGSSVKIVELAETMIRLSGFKPYEEIDIEFTGLRPGEKLYEELLVGGEGIKPTRHEKIRVAASTETDWDWLNRRLDDLYEASRHYLAAEVLALLQELVPEYRPVPRFPSGEVERVESFTSV; encoded by the coding sequence ATGGAGAAAACGGCGGAGGTTCTGTTCAATCACCGGCGGTTGACCGTGCTGGCGATCAAGATGACCTTGATCTGTCTCGCTTTTCTGTCGGCGTTTGCCTTGCGATTCGACCTGGTGATTCCCGGGGAATACTGGAGTACCATCGCCGCGCTGATCGCGCCGCTGCTGCTGATCAAGCTGCTGGTGTTCCGCCAGATGGGTCTTTCCACCGGCTGGTGGCGTTATGTCTCGCTGGCCGACGCGCTGTCGATCTTCAAGGCGAACCTGGTCGCGTCGGTCCTCTTCATCGTCTATGTCTCTCTGGTGCATCGTCTCGACAACGTCCCACGTTCGGTGCTGGTACTCGACGGGGTGCTCTGTTTTCTCTTCGCCTGCGGCATCCGTCTGCTGACCCGGGCTTACCGGGAGGACTACCTGCCTTTCTTCAGCCGCTCCGGGGGAAGCCGGACCCGTATCCTGGTGATCGGTGCCGGTAATGCCGGTCAGGCGATTGTCCGGGAACTGCGCCAGAACCCCGATCTGAACATGGAGGCGGTCGGCTTTCTGGACGCCGACCCGACCAAGCAGCAGAAGTCTTTCCAGGGGGTCAAGGTTCTCGGCGGGACCCATGAGCTGGAGTCGATCTGCCAGGCCTACCGAGTGGATGAGGTGATTATCGCCATCCCCTCGGCTTCCGGGAGGGCGATGCAGGACCTGGTGACGCTCTGCCAGACGGCCGGGGTCAAGTTCAAGACCCTGCCGGGGGTCGGTTGTCTGATTGACGGCCGGGTCTCGGTGCAGCAGTTGCGGGACGTCGACATGGAGGATCTGCTCGGTCGGGAACCGGCCCGGCTGGAAATGGATGAAATTGGCCGCTACCTGACGGGGAAACGGATCCTGGTCTCCGGGGCCGGGGGCAGTATCGGCAGTGAGCTGTGCCGCCAGGTGGCCCGTTTCAAACCGGCACGCCTGATCCTTTACGAACATGCCGAGACGGCCCTGTTTCATGTCGAGAATGAACTGCGGGCGAGTTTTCCGCAGCTGAACGTTCTTCCGGTGATCGGCGATATCCGGGACATGGCGCGGGTTGACAGTATTTTTGCGGAATATGCCCCGGAGGTCGTGTTTCACGCGGCGGCCTACAAGCATGTGCCGATGATGGAATGCAACCCGGCCGAGGCGGCCAACAACAACGTGCGCGGCACCCGGGTACTCGCCGATGCCGCCGACCGCTACGGGGTGCGCAATTTCGTCATGATTTCAACCGACAAGGCGGTCAACCCGACCAATGTCATGGGGGCTTCGAAACGGGCGGCGGAAGTCTATGTGCAGAATCTCGCCCGGCGCAGCATGACCCATTTCGTCACGGTGCGGTTCGGCAATGTACTCGGCAGCAACGGCAGCGTTATCCCGACCTTCCGTGAGCAGATCCGCAAGGGGGGGCCGGTGACGGTGACCCATCCGGAGGTGACCCGGTTTTTCATGTCGATCCCGGAGGCGGCCCAACTGGTGCTGCAGGCCGGGTCCATGGGCAACGGCGGTGAAATCTTCCTGCTCGACATGGGATCCTCGGTCAAGATCGTCGAGTTGGCCGAAACCATGATTCGGCTGTCGGGGTTCAAGCCTTATGAAGAGATCGACATCGAGTTCACCGGTCTGCGGCCGGGGGAAAAGCTCTACGAGGAGTTGCTGGTCGGTGGTGAGGGGATCAAGCCGACCCGGCATGAAAAAATCCGGGTGGCCGCCTCGACGGAAACCGACTGGGACTGGCTGAACCGGCGGCTGGATGATTTGTACGAAGCGTCACGCCATTACCTGGCCGCCGAGGTGCTGGCCCTGTTGCAGGAACTGGTTCCCGAGTACCGGCCGGTGCCCCGGTTTCCGAGCGGCGAGGTGGAGCGGGTGGAGTCGTTCACTTCGGTTTGA